A single region of the Nocardioides sp. W7 genome encodes:
- a CDS encoding helix-turn-helix domain-containing protein yields MNIREARRAAGLTQSQLACAARVSQPNLSAYENGRRTPSLEVLERIGRALAGRPSVRVAAHRESIRDLVAKFHASDPRVFGSVARGDDEPGSDVDIVVDFTADASLLDEVGLRLALRDLLQVEVDVVASDGLRGAFRERVLSEAVPV; encoded by the coding sequence GTGAACATTCGCGAAGCGCGACGGGCGGCCGGCCTAACCCAGTCACAGCTCGCCTGTGCCGCGCGAGTGTCGCAGCCCAACCTGTCGGCGTACGAGAACGGTCGTCGGACGCCGTCACTAGAGGTGCTTGAGCGGATCGGCCGTGCGCTTGCTGGGCGGCCGTCGGTGCGAGTTGCGGCGCACCGAGAGTCCATCCGTGACCTCGTCGCCAAGTTCCACGCCTCTGACCCTCGGGTGTTCGGATCAGTGGCCCGCGGAGACGACGAGCCCGGGTCTGACGTCGACATCGTCGTCGACTTCACTGCCGACGCGTCGCTGCTCGACGAGGTCGGGCTGCGTCTGGCGCTGCGTGACCTGCTGCAGGTCGAGGTCGACGTTGTCGCCTCCGACGGCCTGCGTGGCGCGTTCCGCGAACGCGTTCTCAGCGAAGCCGTCCCGGTGTGA
- a CDS encoding single-stranded DNA-binding protein, which yields MSIPTQMSLVGFVASAPDLHFTKHGAECCRLRVGVEQWRKEVDGSFAKLDPTFHDMVAFEGTARETYARFRKGDSFVASGYVHEYEYEVENHEGASVIKEEFVARKIGHNVNKTDYLVQRGRRTAPENSPTPVPEPPPIAI from the coding sequence ATGTCCATCCCCACCCAGATGAGCCTGGTCGGTTTCGTCGCGTCAGCGCCCGACCTCCATTTCACCAAGCACGGCGCCGAGTGCTGCCGGCTGCGCGTCGGTGTTGAGCAGTGGCGCAAGGAGGTCGACGGGAGCTTTGCCAAGCTCGACCCGACCTTCCACGACATGGTCGCGTTCGAGGGCACGGCCCGGGAGACGTACGCGCGGTTCCGCAAGGGCGACTCGTTCGTCGCGAGCGGCTATGTCCACGAATACGAGTACGAGGTCGAGAACCACGAAGGCGCGAGCGTGATCAAGGAGGAGTTCGTCGCCAGGAAGATCGGCCACAACGTCAACAAGACCGACTACCTCGTGCAGCGCGGCCGCCGTACGGCACCGGAGAACTCGCCGACGCCGGTGCCCGAGCCGCCGCCCATAGCGATCTGA
- a CDS encoding DUF1524 domain-containing protein: MLLGLALVLVALTSCSYLSATPSSETRPQESVAMHTAEEPGKSGSLEPLAGEQVRSTLAEAVEALPGAPEVREGYERDLFSHWSDVDGNGCDTRAEVLISQNRSASAGLTRSCDVLDGEWLSYYDQVTTHHASDVEIDHLVPLAEAWDSGASTWSSHRREAFANDLGDRRSLVAVSSASNQSKSDGDPADWMPAFKTCVYISSWVAVKTRWQLSVDDRERDALREYASACGDRRTTVVIAQPTGDGSTRDARPSDAASLPAADEAPPPGSPAPAENTVAGESEGPADSAGIDPRFDYCTGVLDAGLGPYERGTDREYAWYTDGDGDGIVCES; this comes from the coding sequence GTGCTCCTCGGCCTAGCACTTGTTCTCGTAGCCCTCACGAGTTGCTCCTACCTCTCCGCCACCCCGTCGTCCGAGACGAGGCCCCAAGAGTCCGTGGCGATGCACACTGCCGAAGAGCCGGGTAAGTCGGGGTCGCTCGAGCCGCTGGCCGGAGAGCAGGTCAGGTCGACGCTGGCAGAGGCCGTCGAGGCGCTGCCCGGCGCACCGGAGGTACGGGAAGGTTACGAACGCGACCTGTTCAGCCACTGGTCTGATGTCGACGGCAACGGGTGCGACACCCGCGCGGAAGTGTTGATCAGCCAGAACAGGTCGGCAAGCGCCGGCCTCACCCGCTCGTGCGACGTCCTCGACGGCGAGTGGCTCTCCTACTACGACCAGGTGACCACCCACCACGCCTCCGACGTCGAGATCGATCATCTCGTGCCGCTCGCCGAGGCCTGGGACTCCGGAGCGTCAACCTGGTCATCGCATCGTCGCGAGGCCTTTGCCAACGACCTGGGCGACCGGCGCTCCCTCGTCGCGGTCTCGAGCGCCTCCAACCAGTCCAAGTCCGACGGTGACCCGGCAGACTGGATGCCTGCCTTCAAGACGTGCGTCTACATCTCCTCGTGGGTCGCGGTGAAGACCCGCTGGCAGCTCAGCGTCGACGACCGAGAACGAGACGCGCTACGCGAGTACGCCAGCGCCTGCGGTGACCGCCGTACGACCGTCGTCATCGCCCAGCCCACCGGCGACGGCAGCACCCGAGACGCTCGCCCGTCCGACGCCGCCTCCCTGCCCGCGGCTGACGAGGCACCTCCCCCCGGTTCCCCGGCGCCTGCGGAGAACACAGTGGCAGGGGAGAGCGAGGGTCCGGCCGACAGCGCGGGCATTGATCCGCGATTCGACTACTGCACCGGCGTGCTGGACGCCGGGCTCGGGCCGTACGAACGAGGAACCGACCGGGAGTACGCCTGGTACACAGACGGAGACGGCGACGGAATCGTCTGCGAAAGTTGA
- a CDS encoding helix-turn-helix domain-containing protein, with the protein MSTSDTVVSMVRDPFLNTDDACGHLGVPKATLLTWRVLRPGYGPRAVPIQVPDDWDDGGLITVEEFCDLIRTPQRTVRDWRRRGVGPRWARFNGCGRLYITVAETRRLLSSATTSSRSIHTPGQEKPRG; encoded by the coding sequence ATGAGCACGTCAGACACCGTCGTCTCGATGGTCCGAGACCCGTTCCTGAACACTGACGACGCCTGCGGCCATCTCGGCGTGCCGAAAGCGACCCTGCTGACATGGCGCGTTCTCCGCCCCGGTTACGGCCCGCGCGCCGTCCCCATCCAGGTCCCCGACGACTGGGACGACGGAGGACTCATCACCGTCGAAGAGTTCTGCGACCTCATCCGCACCCCCCAACGCACCGTCCGCGACTGGCGCCGACGCGGCGTCGGTCCCCGCTGGGCCCGCTTCAACGGCTGCGGCCGCCTCTACATCACCGTCGCCGAAACCCGCCGGCTCCTCAGCTCCGCCACCACGAGCAGCCGCTCGATCCACACGCCCGGCCAGGAGAAGCCCCGTGGCTAG
- a CDS encoding sigma factor-like helix-turn-helix DNA-binding protein — protein MASEPEREPGAPGASVEPVQRDSDANAVPLDWLREPEHIALAETIDRMAGDVDLVTVLALQNYEGPDYDYFATEMAKYGMAVFGAWIFHKTVFEKCRARGYGLPALDRPFTSDEIDELKGETVAKALHHFRVDVLMKRKWDSTKGATLRTYFIGQCIIRFANIYRQWYGNEARFKNGSRVDDDQFLIDVLGAGTANTAKAAIDRSVIEQALAQVKDPRVKRAMLLTANGRSQAEIAAELNITVKAVERMLANERMRQRGRWAG, from the coding sequence ATGGCCTCCGAGCCAGAGCGCGAGCCGGGAGCTCCCGGCGCCTCAGTCGAGCCCGTACAACGTGATTCAGATGCCAACGCTGTGCCTCTGGACTGGCTCCGGGAGCCCGAGCACATTGCCCTGGCCGAGACGATCGACCGCATGGCCGGCGATGTCGACCTGGTAACGGTGCTGGCGCTGCAGAACTACGAGGGTCCGGACTACGACTATTTCGCGACCGAGATGGCCAAGTATGGGATGGCTGTCTTCGGCGCCTGGATTTTCCACAAGACGGTTTTCGAGAAGTGTCGCGCCCGGGGCTACGGCCTCCCGGCACTCGACCGGCCCTTCACGTCTGACGAGATTGACGAGCTGAAGGGCGAGACTGTCGCCAAGGCCCTCCACCACTTCAGGGTGGACGTGCTGATGAAGAGGAAGTGGGACAGCACCAAGGGTGCGACCCTCCGTACCTACTTCATCGGTCAGTGCATCATCCGCTTCGCCAACATCTACCGGCAGTGGTACGGCAACGAGGCCCGCTTCAAGAACGGGAGCAGGGTCGACGACGACCAGTTCCTGATCGATGTTTTGGGTGCCGGGACCGCCAACACGGCGAAGGCGGCGATCGACCGGTCCGTCATCGAACAGGCCCTGGCCCAGGTCAAGGACCCGCGAGTCAAGCGCGCCATGTTGCTGACGGCGAACGGCCGGAGTCAGGCCGAGATCGCTGCCGAGCTGAACATCACGGTCAAGGCCGTCGAGCGAATGCTGGCCAACGAGAGGATGCGACAGAGGGGAAGGTGGGCAGGTTGA
- a CDS encoding exonuclease domain-containing protein, whose amino-acid sequence MLDVETTGLSATTHRVLEIALVTTDPSGRVLDEWTTRLNPQGPVGATHIHGITDADVRHAPVFTDVLDELNQRLTGAALVAHNARFDLAFLRAEYARAQWRLPYLPALCTLDASSHHLPHLPRRRLTDCCHAIGHPLIHAHSALSDARGTAALLAHYLHPHYGVPAQPEHVRMPHDALAITWPSGPEAAPVPVATGRRSASLTRRRDLSDRARRNVEALNLTTARPTQPLVQLVERFTLADALDEGAPTGALAYLEKLAEVLEDGILTPDEAADLDEVASMHDLDQPSITLTHRAFVLALAHAALADGKVTRAETDELRVVAALLDVDPTVVRTLVTEAETTRQTRLSANLGPLPDDWAHGEPLRVGDRVVFTGCEGAGRDELEQRSTVLGVRVIGTVSSKTAMLVTDGTMLGGKHQKATSLGIRTIDPSTYRLLLQHLQPAATPPSQETRRPQVGVLAPTIAALPTDPPTAPATVATPAPSDTLNAAVPPAAVRAWGRDNGWEIGQRGRLPAGLLEAYNAARQD is encoded by the coding sequence GTGCTCGACGTCGAGACCACCGGCCTGTCGGCCACCACCCATCGCGTGCTCGAGATCGCGCTGGTCACGACCGACCCATCGGGACGCGTGCTCGACGAATGGACCACCAGGCTGAACCCCCAGGGCCCGGTCGGCGCCACCCACATCCACGGCATCACCGACGCCGACGTCCGTCACGCCCCCGTGTTCACCGACGTCCTCGACGAACTCAACCAACGCCTCACCGGCGCCGCCCTCGTCGCGCACAACGCCCGCTTCGACCTAGCCTTCCTACGCGCCGAGTACGCCCGCGCACAGTGGCGCCTGCCCTACCTCCCAGCGCTCTGCACCCTCGACGCCTCATCCCACCACCTGCCCCACCTTCCACGCCGCCGCCTAACCGACTGCTGCCACGCAATCGGCCACCCACTCATTCACGCCCACTCCGCTCTCAGCGACGCCCGAGGCACCGCAGCCCTCCTCGCGCACTACCTCCACCCCCACTACGGCGTCCCAGCGCAACCCGAACACGTACGGATGCCGCACGATGCGCTGGCCATCACCTGGCCGTCAGGTCCAGAAGCGGCACCCGTGCCCGTCGCCACCGGCCGCAGATCCGCGAGCCTCACACGGCGACGCGATCTGTCGGACCGAGCGCGGCGCAACGTCGAAGCGCTGAACCTCACCACGGCACGCCCGACTCAGCCGCTGGTGCAGCTGGTCGAACGATTCACCCTCGCTGACGCCCTCGACGAGGGCGCGCCGACCGGCGCGCTCGCCTACCTGGAGAAGCTCGCCGAGGTCCTCGAGGACGGAATCCTCACCCCCGACGAGGCCGCTGACCTCGACGAGGTCGCATCAATGCACGACCTCGACCAGCCCTCGATCACCCTCACCCACCGCGCCTTCGTCCTCGCACTCGCCCACGCCGCACTCGCAGACGGCAAGGTCACTCGCGCAGAGACCGACGAACTCCGCGTCGTCGCCGCACTACTCGACGTCGACCCCACCGTCGTCCGCACCCTGGTCACAGAGGCCGAGACCACCCGACAGACCCGCCTGTCCGCCAACCTCGGACCACTGCCGGACGACTGGGCACACGGCGAACCACTCCGCGTCGGAGACCGCGTCGTCTTCACCGGATGCGAGGGCGCCGGCCGCGACGAGCTCGAGCAACGGTCAACCGTGCTCGGTGTGCGAGTCATCGGAACCGTGTCCTCTAAGACCGCGATGCTCGTCACCGACGGCACGATGCTCGGAGGGAAGCACCAGAAGGCCACCAGCCTCGGGATCCGGACCATCGACCCCTCCACCTACCGCCTCCTGCTCCAGCATCTGCAGCCCGCGGCAACCCCACCTAGCCAGGAGACCCGTCGACCGCAGGTCGGAGTCTTAGCGCCCACAATCGCAGCCCTTCCCACCGACCCCCCGACCGCACCGGCCACGGTCGCTACCCCGGCGCCGTCCGACACCCTCAACGCCGCGGTACCCCCGGCCGCGGTACGTGCCTGGGGACGCGACAACGGCTGGGAGATCGGACAGCGGGGTCGACTACCCGCTGGTCTGCTCGAGGCCTACAACGCAGCGCGACAGGACTAA
- a CDS encoding putative PEP-binding protein: MSNSSERIWKFGRSHMTVLDRIAIDGNVIMVDDLADMDPSQLTGQTSAVVYVSKGWATHVEIICRTRGVHLLHVSELGDGGSISLQRAIGRCDIGAFRNLQSGFQVSIAGSDDLEGLDLTRVRSVFIRMEHLMYRAIQLSGMIPRSPEVLAVQVRDEIAILDEALPGRIRLLVRGLDLRSDDVSLAPLFRRSPEPNPELGVHGLRYLLENPEWVSLEREILATMSDRTSYAVPFVTSEREYRDFERSYAPGLPSLSPFIESPGALRQIVSLSRSATTCSVGLKDVAQLYFGADRGNSQTVMNLDLNSREFVRFVADSVSPMLAGDCHVAIYQSLDMLDVYARALGTLGWKPSIAAAEFKLMTEACNMESAA, translated from the coding sequence ATGAGTAACTCCAGCGAACGCATTTGGAAGTTTGGCCGGTCACACATGACGGTCCTTGACCGTATCGCCATTGATGGCAACGTGATCATGGTGGATGATTTGGCCGATATGGATCCCTCTCAGTTGACCGGCCAGACCAGTGCTGTGGTTTACGTCAGCAAGGGGTGGGCGACGCACGTGGAAATCATATGCCGGACCCGAGGGGTCCATCTGCTTCACGTTTCGGAACTAGGAGACGGTGGATCGATCTCGCTGCAACGCGCCATTGGGCGTTGTGATATCGGGGCGTTCCGAAATCTTCAATCAGGGTTTCAGGTCAGCATCGCTGGCTCGGACGACCTTGAGGGCTTGGACTTAACCCGAGTGCGAAGCGTCTTCATTCGCATGGAACATCTAATGTATCGAGCTATCCAGCTTAGTGGCATGATCCCACGATCACCAGAAGTGCTGGCTGTCCAGGTGCGGGACGAGATAGCCATCTTGGACGAAGCGCTCCCAGGTCGAATCCGTCTCCTTGTGCGGGGGCTTGACCTTCGTAGTGACGACGTTTCGCTCGCCCCCCTATTTCGGCGTTCGCCGGAGCCGAATCCCGAACTTGGCGTCCACGGGCTCCGCTACTTGCTCGAAAACCCTGAATGGGTCAGTCTCGAGAGGGAGATTCTCGCGACGATGAGTGACCGGACGTCATATGCAGTCCCGTTCGTCACCAGCGAGCGTGAATATCGTGACTTCGAACGGTCCTACGCTCCAGGCTTGCCTTCACTGAGCCCGTTCATAGAGTCACCGGGAGCGCTTCGACAGATCGTCTCATTGTCTCGAAGTGCAACAACTTGCTCCGTCGGGCTTAAAGACGTGGCGCAACTCTATTTCGGAGCCGATCGAGGGAATTCGCAAACAGTTATGAACCTGGATCTGAATAGCCGTGAATTTGTTCGATTCGTTGCAGATTCCGTCAGTCCAATGCTGGCTGGCGACTGCCACGTTGCGATCTATCAGAGCCTCGACATGCTGGACGTCTACGCGCGTGCACTCGGCACGCTTGGGTGGAAGCCCTCGATCGCTGCTGCGGAGTTCAAACTGATGACCGAAGCCTGCAACATGGAGTCGGCGGCATGA
- a CDS encoding IS110 family transposase yields MITIGIDPHKSSLTAVAVHPDGHTNPPIRLVVDKNTQAAILAWASQWPERQWAVEGATGLGRGIAQQLVTAGELVLEVPAKLAARARLLGSSSARKTDVADAISVATVALHNRRLNRVQLENHHTIMRLLTERRDDLVAEHTRWINRLHVLLRDLHPGGAEVRLGTVDASTLLTKIRPVTAADHQRKHIARDVVRDLKRHEASIKELDKQLRAAVTASGTSLTEIQGIGFLTAAKILALTADIRRFPNQEHYASYAGTAPIDVSSGEQETHRLSRRGNRQLNAAIHVAAVTQARDPGPGRDHYRRKIAEHKSVKEARRSLKRRISNAIYRRILSDQQRLELQAA; encoded by the coding sequence ATGATCACGATTGGCATCGACCCGCACAAGAGCTCCCTGACCGCGGTAGCGGTCCATCCTGACGGCCATACCAATCCACCGATTCGACTCGTGGTGGACAAGAACACCCAGGCCGCGATCCTCGCGTGGGCCTCTCAGTGGCCTGAGCGCCAGTGGGCAGTCGAAGGAGCCACCGGACTGGGCCGCGGCATTGCCCAGCAGCTCGTCACCGCCGGTGAGCTCGTGCTCGAGGTGCCGGCCAAGCTCGCGGCGCGAGCACGGCTCCTGGGGTCGAGCAGTGCCCGCAAGACCGATGTTGCCGACGCCATCTCGGTTGCCACGGTCGCCCTGCACAACCGGCGCCTGAATCGCGTGCAGCTCGAGAACCACCACACGATCATGCGACTGCTCACTGAGCGTCGCGATGACCTGGTTGCCGAGCACACCCGGTGGATCAACCGGCTGCACGTCCTGCTGCGCGATCTGCACCCCGGTGGCGCCGAGGTCCGGCTCGGCACCGTCGACGCCTCCACGCTGCTGACCAAGATCCGCCCGGTCACCGCCGCCGATCATCAGCGCAAGCACATCGCCCGCGACGTGGTGCGCGACCTCAAGCGCCACGAGGCATCGATCAAGGAACTCGATAAGCAGCTGCGAGCAGCAGTCACCGCGAGCGGCACCAGCCTCACCGAGATCCAGGGCATCGGGTTCCTGACCGCCGCGAAGATCCTCGCGCTGACCGCAGACATCCGGCGCTTCCCCAACCAGGAGCACTACGCCAGCTACGCCGGCACCGCGCCCATCGACGTTTCCAGCGGTGAGCAGGAGACCCACCGACTATCGAGGCGTGGCAACCGCCAACTCAACGCAGCCATCCACGTCGCCGCCGTCACCCAGGCACGTGACCCCGGCCCCGGCCGCGACCACTACCGGCGCAAGATCGCCGAGCACAAGTCCGTCAAAGAAGCCCGCCGCAGCCTGAAACGACGCATCTCGAACGCCATCTACCGCCGCATCCTGAGCGACCAGCAACGCCTCGAACTTCAGGCCGCTTGA
- a CDS encoding HepT-like ribonuclease domain-containing protein has protein sequence MTADKARDAAERVVAVCDVLAEIIGDDPAAFESDVRTQWAVEMGLIRIGEGVNRIPDEVLARFPDQPWRQIVAMRNFAAHQYDDLVPRRVWRTVTQAVPVLRRYLSDTVIPGLEDR, from the coding sequence GTGACTGCCGACAAGGCGCGCGACGCGGCGGAGCGCGTGGTGGCCGTGTGTGACGTCCTTGCGGAGATCATTGGCGACGACCCCGCGGCGTTCGAGTCCGACGTCCGCACGCAGTGGGCGGTGGAGATGGGGTTGATCCGGATCGGCGAGGGCGTCAACCGAATCCCGGATGAGGTGTTGGCGCGCTTTCCCGACCAGCCCTGGCGGCAGATCGTCGCGATGCGCAACTTCGCGGCCCACCAGTACGACGACCTCGTCCCGCGCCGCGTCTGGCGCACTGTCACCCAGGCCGTACCTGTCTTGCGGCGCTACCTGTCGGACACTGTCATTCCGGGACTTGAAGACCGATAG
- a CDS encoding SsgA family sporulation/cell division regulator, with amino-acid sequence MGISGTVSHAVLLRCRTPSGRRTTLSATLAYADLDPYAVRVVFHGPRDDVAWLVDRELLIAGLEVAVGEGDILVRPRRSWEAIEIRFRSPTGCLVTALPRTELGAFLAATLDVLALGGERVDADELLVALLASGTE; translated from the coding sequence ATGGGCATCTCCGGCACCGTCAGCCACGCCGTCCTGCTGCGCTGCCGGACCCCGTCCGGGCGTCGTACGACGCTCTCGGCGACGCTGGCGTACGCCGACCTGGATCCGTACGCCGTTCGCGTGGTCTTCCACGGTCCGCGGGACGACGTCGCGTGGCTGGTCGACCGGGAGCTGCTGATCGCCGGACTGGAGGTGGCCGTGGGCGAGGGCGACATACTGGTCCGGCCCCGGCGTTCCTGGGAGGCGATCGAGATCCGGTTCCGCTCCCCCACCGGCTGCCTGGTCACCGCGCTCCCCCGGACCGAGCTCGGGGCCTTTCTGGCCGCGACCCTCGACGTGCTTGCGCTGGGCGGTGAGCGGGTCGATGCCGACGAGCTGCTGGTCGCGCTGCTCGCCTCAGGGACCGAGTAG
- a CDS encoding helix-turn-helix domain-containing protein, producing MARKRELPVYVSLDEAAEIMSLSTRTIRRRISDGTIPAYQCGRRSIRLRLDELESALRRIPSARR from the coding sequence GTGGCTAGAAAGCGAGAACTCCCCGTCTACGTCAGCCTCGACGAAGCCGCCGAGATCATGTCCCTGTCCACCCGGACCATCCGCCGTCGCATCAGCGACGGCACCATCCCCGCCTACCAATGCGGGCGCCGCTCCATCCGGCTACGACTCGACGAACTCGAATCCGCACTGCGCCGAATCCCCTCAGCTCGGCGGTGA
- a CDS encoding aminotransferase class IV, producing the protein MKAQVAAGDGVFEAVKVVEGRPFALDLHLARLAHGAAAVGLPPLDEDGVRRQVADALAGEHLPLGRLRITCTGPGVVTVTASAMAAHPETTTVATAPWPRNERAALAGLKATAYAENVLALAHARGAGEAVFANLAGDLCEGTTTNVFYVVDGELRTPTLASGCLPGVTRALVLEWYGGREVDEPIATVRERADEVFLVSTTRDVQGVIRWDERELPAPGPVTREVAATWRRREAELLGP; encoded by the coding sequence GTGAAAGCGCAGGTCGCAGCGGGCGACGGGGTCTTCGAGGCGGTCAAGGTCGTCGAGGGGCGGCCGTTCGCGCTCGACCTCCACCTCGCGCGGCTCGCGCACGGAGCGGCGGCGGTCGGGCTGCCGCCGCTCGACGAGGACGGCGTACGACGCCAGGTGGCCGACGCACTTGCTGGTGAGCACCTGCCGCTGGGCCGGCTCCGGATCACCTGCACCGGTCCCGGGGTCGTCACGGTGACGGCCTCGGCGATGGCCGCGCACCCGGAGACGACAACGGTCGCAACCGCGCCCTGGCCGCGCAACGAGCGAGCGGCGCTGGCCGGGCTGAAGGCGACGGCGTACGCCGAGAACGTCCTCGCGCTCGCCCACGCCCGCGGCGCGGGGGAGGCGGTCTTCGCCAACCTGGCCGGCGACCTCTGCGAGGGCACCACCACCAACGTCTTCTACGTCGTCGACGGCGAGCTGCGCACCCCGACCCTGGCGAGTGGCTGCCTGCCGGGCGTCACCCGCGCGCTCGTCCTGGAGTGGTACGGCGGCCGCGAGGTCGACGAGCCGATCGCGACGGTGCGGGAGCGGGCCGACGAGGTGTTCCTGGTCAGCACCACCCGCGACGTCCAGGGGGTCATTCGCTGGGACGAGCGTGAGCTCCCGGCGCCCGGCCCGGTGACCCGCGAGGTGGCCGCGACCTGGCGGCGCCGCGAGGCGGAGCTACTCGGTCCCTGA
- a CDS encoding nucleotidyltransferase domain-containing protein has protein sequence MHFNQPFGGVMPGARGAVLAVLLRNGEPLTGRQIHRIVSDEHSLWSVQESLKALTDLGLVTSRTVGRAGIHEINEAHASVAPLRALLDPMTSLRAAVSDAVGSDVDAVLLFGSIARGEATEASDVDLAVIAAAGWGGRVELEDIVRARLGNECDVLVFTPAEFVERAQEAEPVVVDIVREGVALVSEAGPQPRRRLMATAEQRNHARNYLKKAEEYVASAAANLAAGRNTPTAGDSIHAGICAKDAIVTVLTGSTRKGADHATCSQGATTSAGCPTRRNDC, from the coding sequence ATGCACTTCAACCAGCCCTTCGGTGGGGTCATGCCGGGTGCTCGTGGCGCGGTACTCGCGGTCTTGCTGCGCAATGGTGAGCCGCTGACGGGCCGGCAGATTCACCGCATCGTCAGTGACGAGCACAGCCTGTGGTCAGTTCAGGAGTCGTTGAAGGCACTCACCGACCTCGGGCTGGTCACGTCCCGCACGGTGGGTAGGGCCGGCATCCACGAGATCAACGAGGCGCACGCGTCGGTGGCGCCATTGCGGGCCCTCCTTGATCCGATGACATCGCTACGTGCGGCTGTCTCCGATGCGGTTGGCTCGGACGTGGACGCAGTGCTGCTTTTCGGTTCCATCGCCCGCGGGGAAGCCACGGAGGCGAGTGACGTCGACCTTGCGGTTATCGCCGCTGCCGGCTGGGGCGGACGGGTCGAGCTCGAGGACATCGTGCGAGCGCGGCTGGGCAATGAGTGCGACGTCCTCGTGTTTACCCCGGCCGAGTTCGTAGAGAGGGCGCAGGAGGCGGAGCCCGTGGTAGTCGACATCGTCCGCGAGGGCGTTGCCTTGGTGTCGGAAGCCGGTCCTCAGCCGAGGCGCCGCCTGATGGCGACCGCTGAGCAGCGCAACCACGCCAGGAACTACCTGAAGAAGGCGGAGGAGTACGTCGCGTCCGCGGCGGCCAATCTCGCGGCCGGGCGGAACACGCCAACTGCGGGTGACTCGATCCACGCTGGCATCTGCGCGAAGGATGCCATCGTCACGGTGCTGACCGGCTCCACTCGCAAGGGCGCCGACCACGCCACCTGCAGCCAAGGAGCTACGACGAGCGCTGGGTGCCCGACCCGCCGCAACGACTGCTAA